A stretch of Endozoicomonas sp. SCSIO W0465 DNA encodes these proteins:
- a CDS encoding FKBP-type peptidyl-prolyl cis-trans isomerase: MMFKALTGVTLLSYSLCSFATLETESDKLSYSLGVSMAEQLKPFDGININAIIQGIEDNLGNQVLQLSQDEVTYFVDLAQTQKQKLKQVKYQKEAQESLEKSRLFLAKNSKKPGIVVLESGLQYRVLTKGSGIKPSITDHITVHYEGRRIDGTLFESSYTRNQPATFQLNRVIAGWTEGIQKMPEGSTWELFIPSTLAYGSSGIPGIIGPNEAIIFKIELRDVNKSS; this comes from the coding sequence ATGATGTTCAAGGCGCTTACCGGCGTTACCCTGCTCTCTTACTCCCTGTGTTCATTTGCTACTCTGGAAACAGAAAGCGATAAATTAAGCTATAGCCTTGGAGTATCCATGGCAGAGCAACTTAAACCATTTGATGGGATCAATATTAATGCCATTATCCAGGGGATAGAGGATAATCTTGGCAACCAGGTTTTACAGCTATCGCAGGATGAAGTCACCTATTTTGTTGATTTAGCGCAGACTCAAAAGCAAAAACTTAAGCAGGTCAAGTATCAGAAAGAAGCACAGGAGAGCCTGGAAAAAAGTCGGCTTTTTCTGGCCAAAAACAGCAAAAAACCTGGAATTGTTGTGCTGGAGAGCGGTCTCCAGTACCGGGTACTCACGAAAGGCAGTGGCATCAAGCCATCTATTACCGATCATATAACTGTTCACTATGAAGGCCGCCGGATCGATGGAACTCTTTTCGAGAGCTCATACACTCGAAACCAGCCCGCTACTTTCCAGTTAAACAGGGTTATCGCGGGCTGGACAGAAGGCATTCAGAAAATGCCTGAAGGATCAACCTGGGAGTTGTTTATTCCCTCCACTCTGGCATACGGCTCCAGTGGTATTCCCGGAATTATTGGACCCAATGAAGCAATAATTTTCAAGATAGAACTCAGGGATGTAAACAAAAGCAGTTGA
- the rsd gene encoding sigma D regulator, producing the protein MLEGCQTAKERWGGVSEIIDRWLNERQELIVLYCSINGMDQFDDDNRPVASKLKELCQILVDYASAGHFEVYEHLIQEAHEHNDGGIELAHTMLPKLEQNTSRCLKFNDSCESISSLQKLQGAVSELGETLEERFSLEDRMIETLHESHREKLANS; encoded by the coding sequence ATGCTGGAGGGTTGCCAAACGGCCAAAGAACGTTGGGGAGGTGTATCAGAAATTATTGATCGCTGGCTCAACGAGCGTCAGGAGCTGATCGTGCTTTACTGCTCTATCAATGGAATGGATCAATTTGATGATGACAATCGTCCGGTGGCCAGTAAATTGAAGGAGTTGTGCCAGATTTTAGTGGATTATGCTTCCGCTGGTCATTTTGAAGTTTATGAGCATTTGATTCAGGAAGCCCACGAGCATAATGATGGGGGAATCGAACTGGCTCATACGATGCTGCCAAAGCTTGAACAAAATACGTCAAGATGTTTGAAATTTAATGACAGTTGTGAATCAATCAGCTCTCTGCAGAAACTCCAGGGTGCTGTATCGGAATTGGGTGAAACTCTGGAAGAGCGTTTCAGTCTTGAAGATAGAATGATTGAAACTCTGCATGAATCTCACCGGGAAAAGCTGGCTAACTCATGA
- a CDS encoding DUF6444 domain-containing protein encodes MIPELPATMSAEILLKENAELRMRVACLEERCRELEEKVGKNSQNSSKPPSSDGYQKPCKNSNSPDHSDDLSADKGTDPSDEKPNPKSLRQSSGNKAGGKKGHQGTCLKQVDIPDYIEYLPVKECNKCQASLLDSEPVKYIERQVFEPGRPGEFEVTAHRAEVKICTCGCRNQAEFPEGVTAAAQYGSATQAMAVYLNQYHFLPFKRVSEYFLDFRVLRAQ; translated from the coding sequence ATGATTCCAGAACTACCCGCAACTATGTCGGCTGAGATTCTCTTGAAAGAGAATGCAGAGCTGCGGATGAGAGTTGCCTGTCTGGAAGAGCGATGTCGAGAATTGGAAGAAAAGGTTGGCAAGAACAGTCAAAACAGCAGCAAGCCGCCATCGTCTGATGGTTATCAAAAACCTTGTAAAAACAGTAATTCTCCAGATCATTCTGACGACCTTTCCGCAGATAAAGGTACCGATCCATCGGATGAAAAACCCAATCCTAAAAGTCTGAGACAGTCTTCTGGTAATAAAGCCGGTGGAAAGAAAGGGCATCAGGGCACTTGTCTTAAACAGGTCGATATCCCTGACTATATTGAGTACCTTCCGGTTAAAGAATGCAATAAATGTCAGGCGTCTCTTCTTGATAGTGAGCCGGTCAAATATATTGAACGACAGGTGTTTGAACCAGGGAGACCGGGTGAATTTGAAGTAACGGCCCATAGAGCTGAAGTAAAAATCTGCACTTGTGGTTGTCGGAATCAGGCTGAATTCCCGGAAGGTGTTACCGCTGCCGCACAATATGGCTCAGCCACACAGGCTATGGCCGTCTATCTTAACCAATACCATTTCCTGCCTTTTAAGCGCGTGTCAGAGTATTTTCTCGACTTTAGAGTTTTAAGAGCACAATAG
- a CDS encoding transposase, with translation MTKFEMVAMLTSDHQVILRELASYTTFLAGALSSTAVPTFCELLFGCMLSADGFVTQALLTIDFHCVWSSYHHWLSQGKWQWKNLARHLIRLVCSKAPENQPVVLGLDDWVIERFSDKAPACRTHHQHSKKRNRPTYIWGQCWVSLAIIFERAADEVFTAIPVISFPTPASGNTSKLKIAVAMLRVVRNEVKDRVLRLLTDCWYMNWTLIKPALEMNIEVVGQIPSNRALYALPPAPTVKKRGRPKKYGIKMTTEQVKKLPEEKATVWMYGKFRKIRYRTLICRARFLKGREVRVVWSRFENDKGLTESRIFISTNPELEGLEVLRAYSRRWPVEPMFHQLKHAFGCCHLWQQKLRTLLRWMHLKMAGYALLQLLTVCKNQACLNISRIPWRSPDTTTAGMMKIALSGIIPRFSIRKGWNRYKQKYEFNFRDLIDQLIPDNSEAA, from the coding sequence ATGACGAAATTCGAGATGGTTGCCATGCTCACTTCAGATCATCAAGTAATCCTCAGGGAGCTCGCTTCATATACAACCTTTCTTGCTGGAGCGCTATCATCAACTGCAGTACCAACGTTCTGCGAACTGCTGTTCGGTTGCATGCTTTCAGCCGACGGCTTTGTTACACAGGCGTTGTTAACAATTGATTTTCATTGTGTGTGGAGCAGCTACCACCACTGGCTATCTCAGGGCAAGTGGCAATGGAAGAACTTGGCACGCCACTTGATCCGTCTGGTCTGCTCCAAAGCTCCTGAGAATCAACCTGTGGTCCTGGGGCTTGATGACTGGGTAATCGAACGGTTTTCCGACAAAGCCCCTGCTTGTCGTACACATCATCAACACAGCAAGAAACGCAATCGGCCGACGTACATCTGGGGGCAGTGTTGGGTTTCCCTGGCCATCATATTTGAGCGGGCTGCAGATGAAGTATTTACCGCCATACCGGTGATCTCATTTCCGACACCAGCTTCAGGTAACACCAGCAAACTGAAAATTGCCGTGGCCATGCTCAGGGTGGTACGCAATGAAGTGAAGGATCGAGTGCTACGCCTGCTAACCGATTGCTGGTATATGAACTGGACACTGATAAAGCCAGCTCTGGAAATGAACATAGAAGTTGTTGGTCAGATACCTTCAAATCGGGCCCTCTATGCTTTGCCGCCAGCACCCACCGTAAAGAAGCGAGGGCGCCCAAAAAAGTACGGCATCAAGATGACGACAGAACAGGTTAAGAAACTGCCGGAAGAAAAAGCAACAGTATGGATGTACGGCAAATTTCGCAAAATACGTTATCGTACCCTGATCTGTCGCGCCAGATTCCTTAAAGGTCGTGAAGTACGCGTCGTCTGGAGTCGCTTTGAAAATGACAAAGGTCTGACCGAAAGCAGAATATTCATCTCGACCAATCCGGAACTTGAGGGACTGGAGGTGCTTCGTGCCTATTCCCGGAGATGGCCGGTAGAGCCAATGTTTCACCAACTCAAACATGCTTTTGGCTGTTGCCATTTATGGCAGCAGAAATTGCGAACACTGCTTCGATGGATGCATTTGAAAATGGCAGGCTATGCATTATTGCAGTTATTAACCGTTTGTAAAAATCAGGCATGTCTGAATATTTCTCGGATACCCTGGAGAAGCCCGGATACAACCACTGCAGGCATGATGAAAATTGCTCTTTCAGGAATTATTCCGAGGTTCTCTATTCGCAAGGGCTGGAACAGATATAAGCAAAAATATGAGTTCAATTTTCGCGATCTGATCGACCAGTTAATACCGGATAATTCAGAAGCAGCATAA